A region of Planococcus sp. MSAK28401 DNA encodes the following proteins:
- a CDS encoding SDR family NAD(P)-dependent oxidoreductase, whose translation MRLENRVAIITGGASGMGEAAVRLFAKEGAKVVATDINLEAAEKVAQEVREEGFEAVAMKQNVADKSDWQAVISQTVETFGKLDILVNNAGISVAKDFLDQTEADFAKGFAINTNSVMYGMQLAIPHMIENGGGSIVNVSSIAALTGMSGAGVYTASKGAVRSITKAAAVDYGKQNIRVNSVHPGYIVTPMSAEYMESDKFRPHFLAQIALPELGNALEVANAMLFLASDEASHITGIELPVDGGVTAK comes from the coding sequence ATGAGGTTGGAAAACAGAGTCGCTATCATTACTGGTGGCGCGTCCGGCATGGGAGAAGCGGCTGTACGCTTGTTTGCGAAAGAAGGAGCGAAAGTTGTCGCTACCGATATTAATTTGGAAGCAGCGGAAAAGGTGGCGCAAGAAGTTAGGGAAGAAGGCTTTGAAGCTGTGGCGATGAAGCAGAACGTGGCCGATAAATCGGATTGGCAAGCTGTCATCAGCCAGACCGTCGAAACTTTCGGCAAGCTTGATATCCTCGTCAACAATGCAGGCATTTCCGTCGCTAAAGATTTTCTGGACCAGACGGAAGCGGATTTTGCAAAAGGCTTTGCGATCAATACGAACAGCGTCATGTATGGCATGCAGCTGGCGATTCCGCACATGATTGAAAACGGCGGTGGCTCGATTGTCAATGTGTCATCGATCGCAGCTTTGACTGGCATGTCCGGGGCTGGCGTTTATACGGCATCCAAAGGGGCTGTCCGGTCGATCACCAAAGCGGCAGCTGTCGATTATGGGAAACAAAATATCCGCGTCAATTCGGTGCACCCGGGATATATCGTGACACCGATGAGCGCAGAATATATGGAAAGCGATAAGTTCCGCCCGCATTTCCTCGCACAGATTGCGCTGCCTGAACTCGGCAACGCGCTCGAAGTCGCCAATGCGATGTTGTTCCTCGCATCAGATGAAGCGAGCCACATCACGGGCATCGAGCTTCCGGTAGACGGTGGCGTGACGGCGAAATAA
- a CDS encoding putative bifunctional diguanylate cyclase/phosphodiesterase, which yields MAMFPHMSLIFLSMVVSIATSYTVLILIEYVSKRKQAINPRTKLLAVLALGSGFFGIQLIGILTFIAEYRFTPRLWLLVLGLITACLLAAYVLKFLPKGIGSRSDMAKRVLVTAFFVKAVHFLGLSGVLNVQFSAISPGYYAMSAIMALGISYFGFRFVSQSNIKQVTENQRLRNAAIMGGVLTLLHYTSTNTFYSNMALPEAAADSMWVISIAVFVALIVSLLLFSATNLALVDLHAFETETGLLQQVKASESRFRTLAYTDQLTGIPNRHWFFAHCRELLDSADGEVESIGVVLLDFNDFKSINELIGQDGGDQFLKKVIGRLKAVLPESVTLARLGGDEFVFAVPNVKKPYLEQLCQKILLASEEPIQIGSRSVSSGLSLGISCQKITELNEENLIKQADLALFMAKSGGKESYEFFSPELLDSSIRKQEITAALQQALTNGEFSVHYQPQIELLSGRVIGFEALLRWNSALGAVPPSEFIPVAEECGAIHSIGEWVLREACQQLNAWRQQGRPDIHVSVNVSAKQFLDPEFPEKVARILTATGVPAKCVEIEITESVMIDLDTAVGLVEELQKIGVKLAIDDFGTGYSSLNAIKNIQIDTLKIDKSLVDEVLGSERSMAILATIIELGKNLGADVVVEGLETIEQVSLMRKYQIIGQGYYFSRPLPADKAARVWDKYLEQPDGLFRAPILY from the coding sequence ATGGCTATGTTCCCCCATATGAGTTTAATCTTTTTATCCATGGTCGTTTCCATCGCTACTAGCTACACAGTGTTGATCCTCATTGAATATGTAAGCAAGCGGAAACAGGCTATCAATCCGCGCACTAAGCTGCTTGCAGTGTTGGCTCTGGGCAGCGGTTTTTTTGGGATTCAATTGATTGGCATCCTGACCTTTATAGCGGAATACCGTTTCACTCCGCGTTTATGGCTGCTTGTGCTCGGGCTGATAACCGCTTGTTTATTAGCGGCTTACGTCTTAAAATTTCTGCCCAAAGGTATTGGGAGCCGTAGCGACATGGCAAAGCGAGTGCTCGTGACAGCCTTTTTTGTGAAGGCGGTCCATTTTCTCGGATTATCGGGAGTATTGAACGTCCAGTTTTCGGCGATTTCACCAGGCTATTATGCCATGTCGGCGATAATGGCGCTCGGGATCAGCTATTTCGGCTTCCGCTTTGTCTCACAATCCAATATTAAACAAGTGACTGAGAACCAACGGCTTAGAAATGCCGCTATCATGGGGGGAGTACTCACTTTACTTCATTACACTTCAACAAACACTTTCTATTCGAATATGGCTCTTCCGGAAGCAGCGGCAGATAGTATGTGGGTTATCAGTATCGCTGTTTTTGTGGCATTGATTGTGAGCTTGCTGCTTTTCTCTGCGACCAATCTGGCTTTGGTCGATTTGCATGCGTTCGAAACAGAGACAGGTTTGCTACAGCAGGTTAAAGCCAGCGAAAGCCGGTTCCGGACACTCGCATATACCGACCAGTTGACGGGCATTCCAAATCGCCATTGGTTTTTTGCCCATTGTCGGGAGTTGCTCGATTCTGCGGATGGAGAAGTTGAATCAATCGGTGTGGTACTGCTCGATTTTAATGATTTTAAATCAATCAATGAACTGATTGGCCAGGATGGCGGCGACCAGTTCCTGAAAAAAGTCATCGGGCGCTTGAAGGCGGTACTGCCGGAAAGCGTCACGCTCGCCAGGCTTGGCGGAGATGAATTCGTATTTGCGGTGCCAAATGTGAAGAAGCCTTATCTTGAGCAGCTTTGCCAAAAGATTTTGCTGGCCAGCGAGGAGCCAATCCAAATCGGGAGCCGGTCAGTGTCTTCTGGTCTCAGCCTTGGCATCAGTTGCCAAAAAATCACAGAACTTAATGAAGAGAATTTGATCAAGCAAGCCGATTTGGCGCTGTTTATGGCGAAAAGTGGCGGCAAGGAATCCTATGAATTTTTTTCCCCAGAACTTCTGGACAGCTCAATCCGGAAACAGGAAATAACGGCAGCGCTGCAGCAGGCTTTGACGAACGGCGAATTTTCGGTCCATTATCAGCCGCAAATCGAGTTGTTGAGCGGGCGTGTGATCGGCTTTGAAGCATTGCTTCGGTGGAATTCTGCGCTGGGCGCTGTACCGCCATCTGAATTCATTCCGGTCGCAGAAGAATGCGGGGCGATCCATTCGATTGGCGAATGGGTGCTCCGTGAAGCCTGCCAGCAATTGAATGCGTGGCGCCAGCAAGGCCGGCCTGATATCCACGTCTCAGTCAATGTGTCGGCCAAGCAATTCCTGGATCCGGAGTTTCCCGAAAAAGTGGCGCGCATTTTAACCGCAACGGGCGTCCCCGCTAAATGCGTGGAAATTGAAATTACCGAAAGCGTCATGATCGATCTCGATACTGCAGTTGGCTTGGTCGAGGAGCTGCAGAAAATTGGTGTCAAACTGGCTATCGATGATTTCGGTACTGGATATTCATCGCTCAACGCAATCAAGAATATCCAGATCGATACATTGAAAATCGATAAATCCCTGGTCGATGAAGTGCTCGGCAGCGAGCGCAGCATGGCGATTCTGGCGACGATTATCGAGCTTGGGAAAAACCTGGGGGCGGATGTTGTGGTTGAAGGGCTCGAGACGATCGAGCAAGTAAGCTTGATGAGAAAGTATCAAATCATCGGGCAAGGCTATTATTTCAGCCGGCCGCTTCCTGCCGATAAGGCGGCGAGAGTATGGGACAAGTATCTGGAGCAGCCGGACGGGCTATTCCGTGCACCGATTTTATATTGA
- a CDS encoding MBL fold metallo-hydrolase has product MKIEQIRNATLRIQYAGKHFLVDPFLGDKGSYPPFPNSARQDQNNPLSELPVSKEQLIEGIDALIITHLHMDHYDEAAKEFLPKHLPLFSQNEEDAQVLRNDGFTNVTVLGEDTSFEGIRLIKTQGEHGRGEILKMAGLVCGVVFKHEDEKTLYIAGDTVWYEGVQKEIDLHQPEIIVLNAGDNQFLEGGSLVMGKEDVLQTHKAAPQATLIASHMEAVNHWALSRKDLKAFADEQGFSEKLHVPQDGEAFKF; this is encoded by the coding sequence ATGAAAATCGAACAGATCCGCAACGCTACTTTACGCATCCAATACGCAGGCAAGCATTTCCTCGTCGACCCGTTTCTCGGCGATAAAGGAAGCTATCCGCCATTCCCGAATTCCGCAAGACAAGATCAAAACAATCCTTTATCGGAATTACCGGTTTCAAAAGAACAGCTCATCGAAGGAATTGATGCGCTCATTATCACGCACCTTCATATGGATCATTACGATGAAGCGGCCAAAGAATTCTTGCCAAAACACTTGCCACTCTTCAGCCAAAACGAGGAAGATGCACAAGTGCTCCGCAACGATGGCTTCACGAACGTCACCGTTCTTGGTGAAGACACAAGCTTCGAAGGCATTCGCTTGATTAAGACACAAGGCGAGCACGGCCGTGGTGAAATCCTGAAAATGGCCGGGCTAGTATGCGGCGTTGTCTTTAAACACGAAGACGAAAAAACACTTTATATCGCAGGCGACACCGTGTGGTATGAAGGCGTTCAAAAAGAAATTGACTTGCATCAGCCAGAGATTATCGTGCTGAACGCAGGCGACAATCAATTCCTAGAAGGCGGCTCGCTCGTCATGGGCAAAGAAGATGTCCTACAAACGCATAAAGCGGCGCCGCAAGCGACATTGATCGCGAGCCATATGGAAGCCGTCAACCACTGGGCCTTATCGCGCAAAGACCTAAAAGCTTTTGCAGACGAACAAGGCTTTTCCGAAAAATTACACGTCCCGCAAGACGGCGAAGCATTCAAATTTTAA
- a CDS encoding GNAT family N-acetyltransferase, with translation MNIHGKKVILRALEKSDMESLRSFHNDPDVGQLLGGWSHPISSEQQNEWFHRQALDTQNLRFAIDTKEDGFIGISTITNIDLKNRSAYHGIIIGKKNMQGHGYGRDTVMTTMKYAFEELQLHRLDGDIVEHNIPSYNLFIQKCGWKEEGRIREHAYRNNRYYDRIIVGILKKEYDELCEQQDYWNRKSAGSLNSV, from the coding sequence ATGAATATTCATGGAAAAAAAGTCATCTTGCGCGCTCTGGAAAAATCCGACATGGAGAGTTTGAGAAGTTTTCATAACGATCCGGATGTCGGCCAATTGCTGGGGGGCTGGTCACATCCTATTTCATCAGAGCAGCAAAACGAATGGTTTCATCGGCAGGCGCTCGATACGCAGAATTTGCGCTTTGCGATTGATACAAAAGAAGATGGTTTTATCGGCATTTCCACGATCACGAACATCGATCTGAAAAACCGTTCAGCTTATCATGGGATCATTATCGGCAAAAAGAATATGCAAGGGCATGGCTATGGCCGTGATACCGTCATGACCACGATGAAATATGCGTTTGAAGAACTTCAGTTGCATCGGTTGGATGGTGATATTGTGGAGCATAATATACCATCCTATAATCTTTTTATCCAAAAATGCGGATGGAAAGAAGAAGGCAGAATCCGCGAGCATGCATATCGCAACAATCGATACTATGATCGAATCATCGTGGGCATACTAAAAAAAGAATACGATGAATTGTGTGAGCAGCAGGATTACTGGAACCGCAAATCAGCTGGATCGCTGAACAGTGTTTAA
- a CDS encoding TetR/AcrR family transcriptional regulator, whose translation MPSKRQENKQLQTDKIVEAAKELFTERGLNDVQMKDVAERAGAGVATVFRYFPKKDELIVEVAIRSLDAVEIEFQRIVSMKSSAYERLEQLLDTLLDAQKAEQYKSARFREAFESYASFRSDPLPEIDRYLARQRQIMDSLEPLIKDGATDGSINHSISIKPLIITVINSYSSFTNNVALKSSISYLDKDIQPETQQQVLKKILLDYCKA comes from the coding sequence ATGCCATCAAAACGACAAGAAAACAAACAACTGCAAACCGATAAAATCGTTGAAGCCGCAAAAGAACTCTTCACGGAACGCGGGCTGAACGACGTGCAAATGAAAGACGTCGCTGAACGCGCAGGCGCCGGCGTGGCGACCGTCTTCCGCTATTTCCCGAAAAAGGACGAATTGATCGTCGAAGTCGCCATCCGTTCTTTGGATGCTGTGGAAATCGAATTCCAGCGCATTGTTTCCATGAAATCCAGCGCATACGAACGGCTGGAACAATTGCTCGATACCTTACTGGACGCACAAAAAGCCGAACAGTATAAATCCGCACGTTTCCGGGAAGCATTCGAAAGCTACGCATCGTTCCGCAGCGACCCGCTTCCTGAAATTGACCGCTACTTGGCAAGACAGCGCCAGATCATGGATTCGCTCGAACCGCTCATCAAAGACGGCGCCACGGATGGCTCGATCAACCATTCCATTTCCATCAAACCGCTCATCATTACGGTCATCAATAGCTACTCCAGTTTCACGAACAATGTTGCGCTTAAATCATCCATCTCGTATTTGGACAAAGACATCCAACCCGAAACCCAGCAGCAAGTGCTGAAGAAAATCCTGCTCGACTATTGCAAGGCTTAA
- a CDS encoding GNAT family N-acetyltransferase, with translation MTLDIRVPSMAIIETKELWNQTVKDFAVQDVYYTYEYNEWNAKQEKGIAKLVHFQNSLGSVIYPFIVRKIDFEFAGQPVYDITSAYGYGGPLISGDPGVLEEFGQLFEEYCKRTHIVSEIVRMHPLLENARYLDGYCSLQYIRKTTAVDLAGELSAIQQRYSHMTKRNIKKAYSHHLYCREVEKNEEHTGLFLKLYNETMQRKSAANNYYFSPARLKDQLADTAISKSHLIFVYHGEQVIAAAILFTAERFAHYHLGASDERFLSMRPNNLLFDFMVAFSKGKGCELLHLGGGYQEGDSLFKYKSSFTNQNNYDYYLGTNIYHDSLYEELTKLNGCTGESGFFPLYRKP, from the coding sequence ATGACGTTGGACATTCGGGTTCCAAGCATGGCGATTATTGAAACAAAAGAACTTTGGAACCAAACGGTAAAAGATTTTGCTGTCCAGGACGTTTACTATACTTATGAATACAACGAGTGGAATGCCAAACAGGAAAAAGGAATTGCTAAACTGGTGCATTTCCAAAATAGTCTAGGCAGTGTGATTTATCCTTTTATCGTCCGAAAAATTGATTTCGAGTTTGCCGGACAGCCTGTTTACGACATTACATCAGCTTATGGTTATGGAGGGCCATTGATCTCGGGGGACCCCGGGGTACTCGAGGAATTCGGCCAATTATTCGAAGAGTATTGCAAAAGAACACATATCGTATCTGAAATTGTGCGCATGCATCCACTTCTGGAGAATGCCCGTTACCTGGATGGCTATTGTAGCTTGCAATATATCCGGAAAACAACAGCAGTAGACTTGGCAGGTGAACTTTCGGCCATCCAACAGCGGTACAGCCACATGACGAAGCGTAATATCAAAAAGGCTTATTCCCATCATCTTTATTGCCGTGAGGTTGAAAAAAATGAGGAGCATACCGGCTTGTTTCTTAAACTTTATAACGAAACGATGCAGAGAAAATCGGCTGCAAACAATTATTATTTCAGTCCGGCACGCCTTAAAGACCAATTGGCGGATACGGCCATTTCCAAGTCACATTTGATATTCGTTTACCACGGAGAGCAGGTAATTGCCGCAGCGATATTATTCACGGCCGAACGTTTTGCGCATTATCATTTGGGAGCATCTGATGAAAGGTTTTTGAGCATGCGGCCGAATAATTTGTTATTCGATTTCATGGTAGCTTTTTCAAAGGGAAAAGGCTGTGAATTACTGCATTTGGGAGGGGGGTATCAAGAAGGGGATTCCTTATTCAAGTACAAATCGTCGTTTACCAACCAAAACAATTATGATTATTATTTGGGGACCAATATTTACCACGATTCATTATATGAGGAGCTTACAAAATTGAATGGCTGCACAGGGGAAAGCGGTTTTTTTCCATTATATCGAAAACCTTAA
- a CDS encoding Lrp/AsnC family transcriptional regulator, which translates to MDPTDQLILRELSQSGRMTMKELGEKVHLTGQATAARVLKLEEAGIIDGYTIRVPKEKIGYPVHAFVTAIMHEPRHQKFLDDLNSRTETVSRYFKTSGEGCYLIECHFPTHQQLDEFLNDINEFASYKVTIAIQQYGQ; encoded by the coding sequence ATGGATCCGACAGATCAACTTATCTTGCGTGAACTTTCCCAAAGCGGCCGTATGACGATGAAAGAGCTTGGCGAAAAAGTGCATTTGACCGGGCAAGCGACCGCTGCACGCGTCTTGAAACTAGAGGAAGCGGGAATTATCGATGGCTATACGATCAGGGTACCGAAAGAAAAAATCGGTTATCCCGTACATGCTTTTGTCACGGCCATTATGCACGAACCCCGTCACCAGAAGTTTCTCGACGACTTAAACAGCCGGACAGAAACTGTCAGCCGTTATTTCAAGACCAGCGGCGAAGGCTGTTATTTGATTGAATGCCATTTCCCAACGCATCAACAACTGGACGAGTTCCTCAACGATATCAACGAGTTCGCGAGCTACAAAGTCACCATTGCCATCCAGCAATACGGGCAATGA
- a CDS encoding flavodoxin family protein gives MALKAIFLNCSLKSSEDESNTEGFMKDVQTHYKKLGVESEIIRLADYYIAYGVEEDMEDGDEWPEILEKVKDADILIIGTPIWLGEKSSLATQAIERLYGSSSVTNDKGQAIFYNKVGGAVITGNEDGAKHSAASLLYGLSHIGFVIPPNVDAYWVGEAGPGPSYLEAGHGNDFSKSAIQRLAYNTYHLANMLKENPIPAEGNTL, from the coding sequence ATGGCTTTGAAAGCAATATTTCTTAATTGTTCTTTGAAGAGTTCAGAAGACGAATCCAATACTGAAGGATTCATGAAGGATGTTCAAACACATTACAAAAAACTCGGTGTCGAGTCGGAAATCATCCGTTTGGCAGATTACTACATCGCTTACGGCGTGGAGGAAGACATGGAAGATGGCGACGAATGGCCGGAGATTCTGGAAAAAGTGAAAGATGCTGATATCCTGATCATCGGGACGCCAATCTGGCTGGGCGAAAAAAGTTCGCTTGCCACACAAGCTATCGAACGTTTATATGGATCGAGCAGCGTAACCAATGATAAAGGCCAGGCGATTTTCTATAATAAAGTCGGCGGCGCCGTCATTACTGGCAATGAAGACGGGGCGAAGCATTCAGCAGCCTCCCTCTTGTACGGCTTGTCGCATATCGGATTTGTCATCCCGCCGAATGTGGATGCGTATTGGGTCGGGGAAGCCGGTCCAGGGCCATCGTATTTGGAAGCGGGGCATGGCAACGACTTCTCCAAATCAGCGATCCAGCGCTTAGCGTATAATACGTACCATTTAGCGAATATGCTGAAAGAGAACCCGATTCCAGCAGAAGGCAATACATTGTAA
- a CDS encoding LA2681 family HEPN domain-containing protein, giving the protein MATLSDIALADDLGQFEIKEIYGATHQLLQEMQQAKAEAFPGRINAMINHLKERLQGKAAYPLAVLLETSYLSIQHQLKKDWNSDLKQRQLYLYDNTIESYRGRIPSNVWNQVCLNYAETLVHTGRSIDAQAVLKEMVKDENDPSYQRLNGEFGWTLIFYSTFLPVKAERLGALEKALDLFKTAKTDIKDEKGQALYDERIKLAGNMIDQLGDVDPVKLAQQPEPAADEQRYLNWCAEQQLFLNSGNDIEPDTMAKRDLPLRIQNNAFLGNFLDSLTHEFTAMRRSLYIATNSDEVADDHKMDGDNTRYTKRHEDLKQVYRQAYSLFDKMALLLNQTMQLGVEEPRVNFQRIWFEEEDLKKPLKPFVQNTKNDALKALYWQSKEVYGYEKSDEQSLFVKKALHIRNRIDNSYLQVVEKAEPFEKDNARAQSHHITEAELERMTLAMCQKARNGMMYLQFALAIGKK; this is encoded by the coding sequence ATGGCAACTTTAAGCGACATCGCTCTAGCTGATGATTTAGGGCAATTTGAAATAAAAGAAATTTACGGAGCGACCCACCAGCTCCTGCAGGAAATGCAGCAAGCGAAAGCCGAAGCTTTCCCTGGCCGCATCAATGCCATGATCAATCATTTAAAGGAGCGCTTGCAAGGGAAAGCAGCATATCCGCTCGCCGTGCTGCTTGAGACCAGTTATCTATCGATCCAGCACCAGCTGAAAAAAGACTGGAACTCCGACTTGAAACAACGGCAATTGTATCTATACGACAATACGATCGAATCGTACCGTGGCCGCATTCCGTCGAATGTCTGGAACCAGGTGTGCTTGAACTATGCGGAAACGCTTGTCCACACCGGACGCTCGATCGATGCGCAAGCAGTCCTGAAAGAAATGGTCAAAGATGAAAACGATCCGTCTTACCAGCGATTGAACGGCGAATTCGGCTGGACCTTGATTTTCTATTCGACTTTCCTGCCCGTCAAAGCCGAACGTCTTGGCGCACTTGAAAAAGCGCTCGATTTATTCAAGACGGCCAAAACCGACATCAAAGATGAAAAAGGCCAAGCCCTTTACGACGAACGCATCAAACTTGCTGGGAACATGATCGATCAGCTTGGCGATGTGGATCCCGTGAAACTTGCCCAGCAGCCTGAACCAGCTGCCGACGAACAGCGCTACCTCAACTGGTGTGCCGAGCAGCAATTATTCCTTAACAGCGGCAATGATATCGAGCCGGACACGATGGCGAAGCGCGATCTTCCACTGCGCATCCAGAACAACGCGTTCCTCGGCAATTTCCTGGACTCGTTGACGCATGAATTCACGGCAATGCGTCGTTCTCTCTACATCGCCACGAACAGTGACGAAGTCGCGGACGACCATAAGATGGATGGCGACAATACGCGCTATACGAAACGCCATGAAGATTTGAAGCAAGTTTACCGCCAAGCCTATTCTCTCTTCGACAAAATGGCGCTGTTATTGAACCAGACGATGCAGCTCGGCGTCGAAGAGCCACGCGTCAATTTCCAACGCATTTGGTTCGAGGAAGAAGACTTGAAAAAGCCGCTCAAGCCATTTGTCCAGAACACGAAAAACGATGCCTTGAAAGCATTGTACTGGCAGTCGAAAGAAGTGTACGGCTATGAGAAATCGGACGAGCAAAGCCTGTTCGTGAAAAAAGCCTTGCACATCCGCAACCGCATCGACAATAGCTATTTGCAAGTGGTCGAAAAAGCGGAGCCTTTCGAAAAGGACAATGCCCGTGCACAAAGCCACCATATTACGGAAGCCGAGCTTGAGCGCATGACACTCGCCATGTGCCAAAAAGCGCGCAACGGCATGATGTACTTGCAGTTCGCCTTGGCGATCGGCAAGAAATAA
- a CDS encoding MalY/PatB family protein — MNYNFDEAVERRGTYSLKWDGAELIKQFGITDRYDDETIPLFTADMDLPVAQPIVDALHKTVDHRIFGYTILPDTYFEAIQQYFHKRYDWSIAKEHIVFSPGTVHALNIAVKALTEAGDGVIIQRPVYPPFTSAVEGNGRVVKNNALVMDEDGHYSINFEEFEELAKDEDTKLFIHCHPHNPTGRVFTPEESNQLADICKRHNVTIIADEIHGDLVRSGQTFTPMVLAADETDHIITCTAINKTFNVAGLHCTNVIIENEALREKFTVELGMQLPTPFTVAALIAAYTEGDDWLGQVNEYLDGTLEWMKDFLAERMPKVKVRIPEGTYVMWLDFRGYGLEDKEIHERIYNKANVILEDGTMFGPEGAGFQRICIPSPRPLIQQAMERIAKEFEDVN, encoded by the coding sequence ATGAACTATAATTTTGATGAAGCGGTCGAACGCCGCGGGACCTATTCACTGAAATGGGACGGGGCGGAGTTGATTAAGCAATTCGGCATCACCGATCGCTACGATGACGAGACGATTCCGCTGTTCACGGCGGATATGGACTTGCCGGTCGCACAGCCGATTGTCGATGCGCTCCATAAAACGGTTGACCACCGCATATTCGGTTACACGATTTTGCCCGATACGTATTTCGAGGCCATCCAACAATACTTCCACAAGCGCTATGACTGGTCGATCGCCAAAGAACACATCGTTTTCAGCCCAGGAACGGTGCACGCTTTGAATATCGCTGTAAAAGCCTTGACCGAAGCGGGGGACGGTGTCATTATCCAGCGGCCGGTTTATCCGCCATTTACCTCCGCTGTCGAAGGAAACGGGCGCGTCGTGAAAAACAACGCACTCGTCATGGATGAAGATGGCCATTACTCGATCAACTTCGAAGAATTCGAGGAGCTCGCGAAAGACGAAGATACGAAATTATTCATTCATTGCCATCCGCACAATCCGACAGGGCGCGTGTTCACGCCAGAAGAATCGAATCAGCTTGCGGACATCTGTAAGCGCCATAATGTGACGATCATCGCCGATGAAATCCACGGCGACTTGGTGCGCAGCGGACAAACTTTCACACCGATGGTTCTGGCAGCAGATGAGACCGACCACATCATCACGTGCACGGCCATCAACAAAACTTTCAACGTGGCGGGGCTGCATTGCACGAATGTCATCATCGAAAACGAAGCCTTGCGTGAGAAATTCACTGTGGAACTCGGCATGCAATTGCCGACGCCGTTTACAGTCGCAGCACTCATCGCTGCTTATACAGAAGGCGACGACTGGCTCGGGCAAGTGAATGAATACCTTGACGGCACGCTCGAATGGATGAAAGACTTCCTGGCTGAGCGCATGCCGAAAGTGAAAGTGCGCATTCCGGAAGGGACTTACGTCATGTGGCTCGATTTCCGCGGCTACGGGCTCGAGGACAAGGAAATCCATGAACGCATCTATAATAAAGCGAATGTCATTTTGGAGGACGGTACGATGTTCGGTCCTGAAGGCGCAGGGTTTCAGCGCATCTGCATCCCATCGCCGCGCCCGCTTATCCAACAAGCAATGGAACGAATCGCTAAGGAATTCGAAGATGTGAACTAA